GTGCCGGGGTTCTTGGTCTGGTCGATCGTGACGTCGGCGGTGCCGCCGTCGTGGGTGATGGTGTATTTGGCGTTGGTGGCGGTGGCGCCGGCGGGGTACTGGGCGTAGAGCTTGTAACTGCCCGCGCTCGGGGTGGTCAGGTTCCAGGTGAAGCTGCCGGCGCCGGTGCCGGCGGGGGCGACGGCGTAGTCGTAGCCGACGAAGCCCGAGGTCGCGGCGACTGTCGGGCCGACGATGTTGGACGAGGAAGTGCCGCCGCCGGTGGTCGTCCAGGAGCCGACCGCGGTGACCTGGCCGGTGTCGGAGTTGTCGCCGAGCACGACGTCGAGGCCGAGGGGGACGCCGTCGTCGGAGTGGGTCTTGAGCTTGCCGTCGGGGTAGTACGACCAGTCCAGGGCGCGCTGGGAGGAGCCGCCTGCCGAGGTGACGGTGCGGTTGGTCTGCAGGCCCAGGTCGTTGTAGTCGTAGGTGGTCTTGATGTCCCACGGGTCGGTGGTGGTCTTGGACCAGCCGTTGTCCCAGTACGACATGGTGGAGACGTTGCGGACGGTCTGCCCGTGCGAGGGCGGGTGGGAGATCTCCTTCAGCCGGGAGACCGCGTCGTAGGCGTACAACACGCTGTCGGGCTTGTTGTAGACCGGGTCGTCCGGGTCGAAGGGGTAGATCTCCTCGGCCGGCCGGTTGAGCTTGTCGTACTTCGTCTCGTGGATGAAGTCGGCCGGGTCTTCGGGGGTCTCCACGCCGCGCGGGGTGATGGTCTTGGTCTTGTTGCCGACCTGGTCGTAGGTGAACTGGGTGGTGACGTGTTTGACGACGCCGTCGGTCTCGGAGTGCGGGACCCGCGTTTCTGTGACGTCGCCGCGCTTGTTGTAGACCGTGATGGTCTTGTTGTTCTCCTGGTCGGTCTGGCCGACGACTAACCCGTCGAGGTCGTAGTCGGTGGACGTCAGGTAGCCGGCGGCGTCCTTGGCGGTCTTGACGCGGTGGTTGCGGTCGTAGGTGTAGAAGGCGGTGTAGTCGCCGGTGTCGGTGGTGGCGTTCTTGCGCGGGTCGATGACCTTGGTGGTGTTGCCGACGTTGTCGTACTCGTAGGTGAGCTTGTGCTGGTCGGCGTTGATGACGTCGGTCAGCTGGTAGATCGGGTCGTAGACGTAGGTGGTGGTGAAGTCGGCGGCGGTGGCGCCGGACAGGTTGCCCTTGGGCTCTGTCTGGGTCTTCAGGTTGCCGGCCAGGTCCCAGGTGAAGGTGGCCTTGCGCTCCGGTCCGTCGGTGGTGTCCTTGGGCAGGTTCGACTCGAGGAGCTGGTCGGCCTTGTCGTAGACCGCGGTGGAGACGGCGCCGTTGGGCGCGGTCATCTTCGTGACGTTGTCGTTGCGGTCGTATTCGGGCGCGGGGGTGACGATGAACTTCGGCGTGGCCGCGTCCTGGTCCTTGGGGACCTTCGACTCGAGCGGGCGTTTGAAGATGTCGTACTTCTGCGTCGTGGTCTTGCCGAGGGCGTCGGTGACCGACCGCACGTTGCCGCGAGCGTCGTAGGCGGTCGTGGTGGTGTTGGTGTAGGCGTCGGTGATCTTCTCCGGGTAGCCGGAGGGGTGGTAGTCGCTGAAGGTGGTGGGGTTGCCGTTGGCGTCGGTCGCCTTGACGAGCTGGCCGAGCGGGTCGTGGTCGTAGCTGGTGGTGTAGTCACCGGCGGTGGCCGATTCGACGCCGAGCGGGTCGGTGACCGTCTTCAGGTTGCCGTTCGCGTCATAGCCGAACTGCCACTTACGGCCCTCGGGTGAGGTCTTCTCCAGCAGGTCGGCGACGTAGCCGTTGAGGAACGACTGGTAGGCCAGCGTGGTCGGCGCGGTGCCGTTGTGGTTGGCCTCGGCGTCCTTCAGCTCCAGCGGGTAGCCGGTCTTCTGGTCGAACTTCCACGTGGCGAACGCGCCGTTGGCCTCGGTCAGCTTGACCACGTTGTGGTCGGCGTCCCACTGCAGGGCCGTGGTCTCGTCCTTGGCGTTGGTGATCGACTCCGGTCGGCCGTAGGCGTCCAGGACGTATCTGGTGTTCAGGTTGGTGCCCTGCTGGAGCGGGTCGACGACGGTGGCGTTGATGACGCCGCCCTGCGGGCCGTCCGGATCCTCGTAGGCGAACGTCGTGTCGCCGCCCAGCCGGTCGGTCAGGGTCTGGACCTTCCACAGATCTTCAGGGTCTTCCGTCGCGTCGTAGTAGTCCAGCGAGGTGGTGTTGCCGCGAGGGTCCTTGACCGCGACCAGCTTGACGTTCTTGGTTCCCTGGGTGGCGTCGTAGGCGAGCTGGAACGTCTTCGCGCCGTCTTCGCCAGCGCCGTCGACCATCTTGGCCATCAGGCCCTTGTCGGTGTAGGTGAAGGTCACCTTGCGACCGGCGATGTCGGTGATCGACTCGACGTTGTCGATGATGTGCGGGTTGGTCAGCTTGGTGTCGCTTACCTCGTTGCCGGAGCCGTCGATGTAGGTGTAGTCCTGACCCTTCTTGTAGTAGTCGAAGGTCAGGGTCTGCCGGCCTGCGGCGTCGGTGATGTACTGCAGGAACTTGGTGGGCTTGTTGTTGGAGTGGCGGCGTTGGTCGGTGAACGACATGGTGTTGCCGTTCTTGTCGACGATCGCCGACTGGAAGCCCTCTTCGTCGAAGAAGAACTGGGTGCGGTCCGGCTTGGTGAAGACCCACTGCCGCGCCGGGTCGTCCGAGTACTGGTCAGGCGCGCCCGTCTTGGCGACACGCTGCAGGTACAGGTGCACGCCGCGGGGGTGGACATAGTCGCAGATGTTGGGATAGCAGCGTGTGTTGCCGTTAGTGTTGAGTGTCCAGACGTGCGTGGTGCCGTCGCCGTCGGTCAGCCGCACCTGGTCGGGCCATGTCTTGCCCGGCGGGTGGAACTGTAGCTGGGAGCCGAGCTTGGCCAGCGTGGACGTCTGCAACGACCAGCCGTAGCCGAGCGATGCCGTGGAGGTGTCCAGGCTGTTGTAAGTCATCCGGACGAACGTCTGCGCGCCCCGCGAGGGGTTGGAGAAGGCGTTGTAGTTCCAGACCACGTTGCCGGCGTAGGGGTTGACCAGCGCGGTCGACCCGGCGCCCGTGTTCTTGCCGGTGAACTGGTAGAACTTCTCCAGGCCGAGCAGGTCGGACGTCGGGGAGTCGATGCGGATCTGCTGCGGCAGCTGCGGCAGGTGGTGGGTGGCCGACTTCCAGTTGTTGGTCGTGGTGTCCTGCACGTCCCATACGAGCTGGACGCCCTCGGCCAGGTTGCTGCTCGCTGCGGGGGCCTTGACCTGGGCGTCCACCGTGGCCGCGGTGTTCGGCGGGACCTCGAACCGCAGCGGCGTCTTGAGCTGGTTGTCAGCAGTGGAGACGTCGGTGCCGTCGGGCAGCTTCCAGTGGTAACTCACTACGGTGGACGTCGCGGGCCAGGTTTCGGTGGTGGTGTTCTTCACCATCATCGTGATCGTCGTGGTGGCACCCGCGTCCAGCCGTTCGGGGGTGCCGGGGGCGTAGAAGGACGGCACCGCGCCGTCGCCTTCGCCGTAGGTGACGGTGAGCTTCGGCCGCAGCAACTGCTCGGCGGTCTCACTCGCCAGGAACTGCACCGACTGCTTGGCGGTGCCGGGCTCGTCGGCGACCTTGACGAGCAGGCCCTTGCTCGAGCCCGGGTCCGCCGCCCAGTCCATGGCGGCGGCGGTGACGTTCCACTGCCGCCATCCGGCCGTATCGGTCAGACCGGACACGGTGGCCAGCGCGGTGGCGTCGAAGTCACCGCCTGACGTGCTCCAGGGACTGTTCCACGTGGCGTTCTCGTCGAAGGAGGTCGTCAGCTTGTGGGCGGTGAGCGACGCGCCGCTGCCGGTGGAGGTCGCTTCCCACAACGAGAGCTTGGCGTTGGTGATCTGCGCGTCGGCGGGGATCTCGCTGGCGTAGTCGTCGAACGTCACGACGGCGCGGGTGTTGCCGAGCGCGGTGGCGGTGTTCCCGATCTGCAGCCGCTTCTGCTGCGTCACCTGGTCGTGGCCCGTCGTCGGCTCGCCGGAGGCCAATGTGGTGTCCGCTGACCCGTACAGCGTCTTGGTGACGTAGCCAGGCTTGGGCAGGAACACCCGCACCTTCTGCGAGGGCACGACCTGCCCGTTCTTCAGCACCGCCTCGACCCAGTAGTCGGCGCGGTGCGTGTAGTCCGGGTCGGCGGCCTCACCGGGGGCCGCACCGCTGCTGGTGTCTGCATAGGAGGTGGTTCCCGGCTGCAGCGTCGCCACCAGGCTGTCCACCGTCCCGCCGGTGGTGTTACTCGTGATCTGGCAGCCCGACGGGCACTCGTGGTGGAGCCGGTATTCGGCCAGGTCGTCGCTCGGATCGTCCGGAGTGGGGTCGGCGTAGGCGCTCCAGGACAGCGACGCCCCCTGCGAGGTGGCATGGGTGGGCTGGTTCAAGGTGACCGACGGGCTGCCGAAGGTCACCAGCAGCCGCGGATGCGCGGTCGGGTCGATGGTGAGCGGGTCGACTGCCGGAAAGTCGTCCATGGCGTGGTAAGCAACGCCGCCGACCGGAGCCGTCTTGGCCTCGTTGACCGCCTTGACCACGATGCCGCCTATGGGGGCGTCAGCGGTGGAATACCAGGCGTTGGCCATGGCGGTGACATCGAAGGAGTGCCAGCGCGACAGCTCGCCGACGTTGCGCGTCACCGTGGATGCGGCGGTGGCAGCGAAGCTGGGCTGGTTGTTCCAGGTCACTTCCTGCGAGCCCCAGGTGGGATCGGTGATCTCCCTGGCTTCCAGGGCTACGGCTGCCGTCTCGCCGAGTGCCTGGTCGAAGTACATCTCCAGGCGAGCCTGGTCGATGCGGGTGCCGAAGGGCAGCACGTCCGTGCCGATCGGCACGCCGAAGTACAGCAGGGCGCGGTTCAGCCCGGCCGACGTCTTGCCCACCGGCAGTTTCCAGGAGTCAGCGAAGTTGGTGTTCGCCGACGCGTTGGTGACGTAGGTGTCGTAGACCTCGATCGCCCAGTCATTGACCTTGATGGTGGGGTCGATCACGACCGGCCACTTGCGCTCGGGCGCGGCCAGCCACGCCGCGTCCGGCTTCAGGGTGATCGTCGCCTCGCCGCCCTGCTGCGCCAGCTCCTGGGTGACGCCGCCGGTGCGCCTGCCGTAGGGGGAGGCCGGGTCTGGGCTTCCCCTCGTAGCGTGGAGACCGAACCGGGAGAGGTTTGGTCGTGGCTGGAACCACGAGGCGTCGCTTTGATCCGGAGTTCCGGGCCGGGGCGGTGAGGATCGTCAGGGAGACCGGCAAGCCCGTTGCGCATGTCGCGCGGGATCTTGGGATCAACGAGTACACGCTGTACAACTGGGTGCAGATGGACCGGCTCGCGGCAGGGCAGGCCGGCGGCGACGGCGGAGGCGGGACGCTGAAGGAATCGGCGGAGGAGGAGCTGGCACGGCTACGGCGGGAGAAGGCCGAGCTGGCCCGGCAGCACGCCAAGGAGAAGGCGGCCTGGGAGAGGGAGCGTGCGGAGCTGGAGGACGAGCGTGATGTCCTCAAGCGTTCCGTGGTCTTGTGGGTGAAAGAGGCGATGGGCCGGTGAGCGTGGCGGCCTTCATCTGCTCCCAGAAGACCGACCACGGCATCGACCACGCGATCTCCTGTCGGGCGCTGGAGGTCTCCCAGTCGTGGTTCTACAAGTGGAAGAACCGCATCGGGACGGATGCGCCGACCGCCCGCGAGCAGCGGCGGGCCCGGTTAGATGCGGAGATCGAGCGGCTGTTCGCCGCCTCGGGCGGCACCTACGGCTCACCCAGGATCACCCAGGACCTGCATGAGGCGGGCTGGCGGGTGTCGGAGAACACCGTGGCCAGGCGGATGGCCGAGCTCGGCCTGGCCGGACGGGCGCCGAAGAGGCCGCGCTCGCTGACCCGGCGGGGCAAGCGGCCGGCCGCGCCGGATCTGGTGCGCCGGAAGTTCACCGCGGTCGCCCCGGACGTGCTGTGGGTCGGCGATGTCACGATGATCAACACTGATGAGGGACCGCTGTACTTGGCTTCGGTCGAGGATTTGTTCTCCCGTCGGTTTCTCGGCTACGCCATGTCCGAGCATCATGACGCGGCGCTGACGGTCGCGTCGCTGCAGATGGCGGTCGCTACCCGGGGCGGCGACGTGGACGGGGTGATCTTTCACTCGGATCGTGGGTCGGAGTACACCGCCGCCCGCTACCAGGCCGAATGCCGCAAGCATGGGGTGGTGCAGTCGATGGGCCGGGTCGGGTGTGCGCTCGACAACGGAGCAGCTGAGTCGCTCAACAGCACGTTGAAGGTCGAGTTCGTGCACCGGCAGCGCTTCAGGACACGTGCGGAGGCCCGGCTGAAGATCGCGACCTGGGTCGCGGACTTCTACAACGTCAAGCGCAGGCACAGCGCCAACGATGGGCTGTCGCCTGTCACATTCGAGCGTCAGATGATCGAGAAGAGGCAAGCGTCATCGGCCCTGTTGAGGGCCGCTGTGGCATAGGACCGTCTCCACGATTTGAGGGGATTGACACCTCGGGGTCTTCGGTGAACCAGCCGGCGACCGCGCCGCTCAGCCAGGAGGCGAACCTGCTCATCACGTGCGGTTCGGCAGTCGCGGATGATGCCTGGGCCAGAGCTGGAGACGGTGGGGACAGGGAGGCCGCCAGCACGATCGTAACGGCGATCGCGACCACGCGCCGTAACCGGGCGCGGCGACGACGTCGGCTGGATGTGGGCACGGGGAGCCGCTTGGGGGGCGACAACGACACAGGTACTCCACTCACGCAGGGGAACCAGCGCATAAGGCGGGCATAAAGATCCTCAGCGCAAAACACCCGAATCACGCCACAAGGGGGCGTGATCCGTCAATGTTCACCGAACGTGATGAATTGGACTTTCGAACGAGTGGTCGCAGTAGCGCCAGCCGCCGCGATGAGCTGCAAAGATCATCTTTGGGTCAGCTCCGAAGTGACAGACCGTGAAGACAACGGTCCGTAAACGGCGCAGGTCAGCTGAGAACGTCTCGCCGCAGCCTTGATCCACACTCCCAGCGAACTCACAGCAAACCGCAGCCACGCAACCTCGTACGTACAACCAGCCCTACCAGTCACGCAGCAGGCCGCAGGCGATCATGCCTTGACTCCGGTCGGCTGCCATGTCTAGATCAATCTGGTCAACAACACTGGAGGTGCACACGTGACCATCACGCGGCAGCCGCGGTCGTGACACAGCAGCCTTCAACCCCGCCCGCCCGCACTAGCCATCAGGCACGCACCATGAGGACAGCCGCGGTCGTGGCAGGCATTCTCCAACTGGTGCTCGCGGTCGTCCTGATCGGCATCCCGGGCATCTCGACGACACTGGACCCCGTCCATGAACCGGACCAGACCACCGTCACCCCACCCCAAGCTGCGATCGTCCGTCAGTCCACGGCCTCCTCCGGGCCGACGTCGCACCCCTTCACGTCCTCCTCGCCCAATCCATCATCAGCCACGCCACGACAGACGGGCTCGACGTCACCCCGCCCCGCGCCGACCACGCAGCCGCCGGCTTCCAGCGTGGCGGAAACCCACAACCGCATGGACAGACCGGCCGTCGGCACCTCGTCGCACCGTGCCCGGCCGCTGCCCGCTCAACAGGCGACCGACAAGCACGTACCCCCAGGACGCACAATCCGTCCATCCCCGAACCAGCACAGGCGGGCCGCAGGTCACCTGCATCCTGGCCCAGCGCTCCGGCCTGAACGGTCCAGGGACACAAGACCGGCGATGCCCATGCATCCGACACCAGCGCACGGGCACCGGGTAGCTGCGAACCATGACCCTGGCCCCCAGGTCAATCACCAGGACATCCACCAGAACCAGAGTGCGCATGTGCGAGGAGGACGGCTGCCCTGACGCTCGCGAATCGATCAGCCCTAGCCTGGCCTGCTTGTCGATTCGCTTCCCTGGGGAAACCACCAACCTCTTCGCAGCAGACGTGATCACGACCGCATGCCGGGATGGTCCCCGCCCTGCAGCGCCAGCGCGATCACCGCCACTTTGTGCCATGCGGCTTTGGCACTGGGACCATCCCCGCGCACGCGGAGGTGGTCCAAGAGGACCGGCGAACGCGCAGTCGCGCCACCGCAATGCTCCCCGGGCCTATGGGATGTTCAGGCAACCCGTGGATGGCAAGCGTACGGCGTCTGAGGCTTGTTGCGGCTAATACGCGGCCAAGGAATGGCGGGTCGAGGAGTTTCGGCAGGTCAGGGCGTTTATCGCGGCGGGTCTGTAAAACCGTCGGCTTCGCCTACGCAAGTTCGAACCTTGCACCTGCCACCAGCAGTAAGTGCAGCTCAGAGGCCCTTCGGGGCCTCTTCTGCGTTTCAGGGGTGTGCAGCCGTAGGCAGCTCCGAGCGGCCGTTTGTCGCTGGTCACGGGATAGATGCGGGATGGATCACGTCCCGTCTTCCCAGGTAGACACCCGTGATCCGAAGTACGCGCGGGATGATCTGGGAGGGCCGACAGCCACTGGACTCAGCGTCGCGACCGGTCGCGGATCGCGGCCTCGATGCGAAGGCCGACGCCTACCAGAGCGACCCCGATGAAGATGGTCACCCATAAGGGCGAATCGCTCGATTTGATATTCGCCTGGATGATGGCGAGCAGCACACCTAGGACGATGGCGGCGAGGCCGGCCAGTCCGATGGTTTTGGAGGTTTCGTAGCGGCGCCAGCTGGTCTGGGATCCGTCTTCCGGTTCGGTCACGGGCGTGAGCATCCCACACGGATATCAAGATCCAGTAGCGGTGAGGATTTGGCCACTTCAACTGGCACTGGCCAACTCTCTGGCCACAACGGCCAGATACCGCGTCACCTGACATCTGCACTCAACGTCGAAAAGGCCCCGGGGAGCCGGAGCCCTTCGAGTAGTGCTGCTCGTGATCTCATGCGGTCAGTACGTCCGCTATCCGCTGGTTGACGATCTCCTCCTGGCCGTCGATGCACTTGGCATAGACGCGGAGCAGAACATCCACTCCATGGCCGGCGCGGGCCGCCACTTCCGGGGCGGGTACGCCGCCGTTGAGCCAGAGCGAGACGGCCGCGTGCCGGAGGTCGTACGGTCGCCGGCCGAGCGGTGAGGCGGCCTGGGCGGGTGTGAGGGCGAGGATACGGGCCTCCTGCCAAACCTCAGTGTAGGCCGTCGAGGCGACCACGCCGCCGCGCTCACTGCGGAACAGCCGCCCGTCAGGGGCGACGCCGAACTCCGCAATGTGTTGCCGAAGGATCTTGACCAGTTCCGTAGGGATCGGGATGCGGCGGACGTCATCCTGACCCCGATGCTTGAGACCGCGCAGCTCGTGAGCGTCCCCCGTGTCGGTCCACCGGCGATTGACCTCTGGGCGTGAGCCGTCGAGGATGAGCCGTCCCCAGCCTTGCGGCGGGAGGTGGCAGTTCTGCTCGCGGAGGCTGACGGCCTCGCCGGGCGGGAGTGCGGCGAATATGGCCATCAGCCGCTGTCCCCGGCCCCTTCCGCCGCGCTGACGCTTGCCGACGTAGGTGAGTGCCACGAGCAGTTCGCGGGCTTGGCGAGGGTTGACCACGACTCGTGGATCCACTGTTTCGGTGGGCTTCGGGAGCTTCCACTTGATGCGGTGCAGCGGGTTGGACGGCAGCTCTTCCAGCTCGACGGCGTACTCGAAGACGTGGTGCAGGATGGCGCGCTTCCGCTTGATCGTGTTGGCATCGGCCTTCTTGCCGTCGAGGCGTAGCGTGAGGGCGTCCAGGGCCGGGCGGACGGCCTTGGTCTCGTTCAGGGCCCCCATAGTGAGCGCTGCGGCTTCCAGCCAGCGGACGGCCCGTGCGATGTCGGCGGGCATCGGGGCCGCTTGTCTTCGGGCAGAAGGATGTACTGGCGCAGGGCAGTACGGAGGACGATGGCGTCCGGCCGCCCTGCCTTGCTCGTCGTCAGTGCCGGGAGAGCCGTGGCCAGGGCGTCGGACATACTGTCACGGCTCTTGGCAGCCGCGTGCGGCCAGCGCGCCTCGACGTATGCCTTCACGAAGTCGAGGACCGTCCGGGCATCCTTGGCCTTGATCATCGACTGGGGAAGACCGTCTCCAGATCGAATGCCTCTCCCCGTCGTGCGGCCTGCCGCAGGTCGGTGAGGAAGCTCTCGCCGAGGGCCTTGGTCTTGTAGGTCTTGGACCTCTCCCGGCCGCCGACCTTCCAACGCACCTCCTAGGAGGGCGACTTGCTGGACTTGTTCCGCCGGATCTCCCAGAACTTCACGTCGTACGAGGTCGTCATGCTGCACTCCGGAACATACCCGGCGACTCCGGCGGCCCTGTTTGCACTACCGTCGCAGACGGGCCCGCCCAAGGTTACATCACAGCAAAGGGCATAATCAGCGGAGGCAAGGAAATCGCCAACGGGCCCTGTACTGCATATTTTACGGATATTCGAGTTGCAGTCGAACTTTTCGGCGGCGACATCAAAAAGCGGAAAGTCGGCTAATGCGATCGAGAGCAGGCAATGGCGATTTATGCGACCCGCATACTGGGCTTTACGGTAGCGGAAATCTGCATCGCGCTCTCTATGGGATGCGGCCAGCAAGCGCACTGGTACCCCATCGAATCCGCCGTTGTAGGAGCAGATGGTCGCACAATAACGGCGATAATTCTCACCAGCGAACCAGCGCCTGATGGAACCTCCTGTCAAGTGGTCACCAGCAAACAGGTTTCCGAGACCAGCAATCAGGTAGTGATTGGCGTAGAGGCCCGCAATGAGTGCGA
The Nonomuraea muscovyensis genome window above contains:
- a CDS encoding DNRLRE domain-containing protein: MIDPTIKVNDWAIEVYDTYVTNASANTNFADSWKLPVGKTSAGLNRALLYFGVPIGTDVLPFGTRIDQARLEMYFDQALGETAAVALEAREITDPTWGSQEVTWNNQPSFAATAASTVTRNVGELSRWHSFDVTAMANAWYSTADAPIGGIVVKAVNEAKTAPVGGVAYHAMDDFPAVDPLTIDPTAHPRLLVTFGSPSVTLNQPTHATSQGASLSWSAYADPTPDDPSDDLAEYRLHHECPSGCQITSNTTGGTVDSLVATLQPGTTSYADTSSGAAPGEAADPDYTHRADYWVEAVLKNGQVVPSQKVRVFLPKPGYVTKTLYGSADTTLASGEPTTGHDQVTQQKRLQIGNTATALGNTRAVVTFDDYASEIPADAQITNAKLSLWEATSTGSGASLTAHKLTTSFDENATWNSPWSTSGGDFDATALATVSGLTDTAGWRQWNVTAAAMDWAADPGSSKGLLVKVADEPGTAKQSVQFLASETAEQLLRPKLTVTYGEGDGAVPSFYAPGTPERLDAGATTTITMMVKNTTTETWPATSTVVSYHWKLPDGTDVSTADNQLKTPLRFEVPPNTAATVDAQVKAPAASSNLAEGVQLVWDVQDTTTNNWKSATHHLPQLPQQIRIDSPTSDLLGLEKFYQFTGKNTGAGSTALVNPYAGNVVWNYNAFSNPSRGAQTFVRMTYNSLDTSTASLGYGWSLQTSTLAKLGSQLQFHPPGKTWPDQVRLTDGDGTTHVWTLNTNGNTRCYPNICDYVHPRGVHLYLQRVAKTGAPDQYSDDPARQWVFTKPDRTQFFFDEEGFQSAIVDKNGNTMSFTDQRRHSNNKPTKFLQYITDAAGRQTLTFDYYKKGQDYTYIDGSGNEVSDTKLTNPHIIDNVESITDIAGRKVTFTYTDKGLMAKMVDGAGEDGAKTFQLAYDATQGTKNVKLVAVKDPRGNTTSLDYYDATEDPEDLWKVQTLTDRLGGDTTFAYEDPDGPQGGVINATVVDPLQQGTNLNTRYVLDAYGRPESITNAKDETTALQWDADHNVVKLTEANGAFATWKFDQKTGYPLELKDAEANHNGTAPTTLAYQSFLNGYVADLLEKTSPEGRKWQFGYDANGNLKTVTDPLGVESATAGDYTTSYDHDPLGQLVKATDANGNPTTFSDYHPSGYPEKITDAYTNTTTTAYDARGNVRSVTDALGKTTTQKYDIFKRPLESKVPKDQDAATPKFIVTPAPEYDRNDNVTKMTAPNGAVSTAVYDKADQLLESNLPKDTTDGPERKATFTWDLAGNLKTQTEPKGNLSGATAADFTTTYVYDPIYQLTDVINADQHKLTYEYDNVGNTTKVIDPRKNATTDTGDYTAFYTYDRNHRVKTAKDAAGYLTSTDYDLDGLVVGQTDQENNKTITVYNKRGDVTETRVPHSETDGVVKHVTTQFTYDQVGNKTKTITPRGVETPEDPADFIHETKYDKLNRPAEEIYPFDPDDPVYNKPDSVLYAYDAVSRLKEISHPPSHGQTVRNVSTMSYWDNGWSKTTTDPWDIKTTYDYNDLGLQTNRTVTSAGGSSQRALDWSYYPDGKLKTHSDDGVPLGLDVVLGDNSDTGQVTAVGSWTTTGGGTSSSNIVGPTVAATSGFVGYDYAVAPAGTGAGSFTWNLTTPSAGSYKLYAQYPAGATATNAKYTITHDGGTADVTIDQTKNPGTWVELGAYTFTAGNTGSVKLTDDANGTVVADAVKLVRDNAGDTDTETKDFTYTYDPNANLTKIEDRSPTAKIDLWDITYTNLNQIDQIQEKLNSVLKNTTAYRYNENSAVVERTHDKTLATYGYDVRDLVEQVVNKKSATDTQPKTTSYTYTPRAERLQETKANGNTVDYDYFLSGVLRHSIEKKPNATVVAEHTLGYQGNLHRARDHAKIQNADSPGSYLEHEYTYTYDPRDRIAKTVKTPVAGGAAETETYWHDANSNVHEETVLGKKTTFTYDRNRLMTSVTDGATSTYTYDPYGRLRTIQGGGKIWEKYTYDGFDHVTRHEKLGGDGATSTVTKYTYDPLDRTTTKTEKEGTASAKTTTYSYLGLSAEVLDEEVAGKLVKSFQYSPWGERLSQVKFTEDNREESSYYGYNPHTDVEQITSETGDTRATYGYTAYGKNDDKLFTGIDKPDPVDPTAKEEYNPYRFNSKRWDNSTGMYDMGFRDYNPGLNRFLLRDTYNGALADLNLGLDPWTANRYAFTGGNPITGIELDGHEPRPWHNPNYKPSDCYDNASLECNPGAADKTMPASHMDPRYREGMDEDRNGEVTALEAARHGESLDADGARNGRPPGEKELEGLSYLPIVGTPADIALALKHLAEGDTQGAVWDLAGLVPIAGDSGKFLGKLVRRCNSFTPDTRVLMADGSTKPISEVEVGDEVLATDPETGETVAKPVLALIGGDGDKNLVQISIADETEGKSGGVDGVIVATDKHPFWVENLDRWIDATDLKPGMWLRTSAGTFVQVTAIKRWTAPQRVHNLTIADIHTYYVLAGNTPVLVHNDKCPVTGNSHGDMGELATYERLLKDGYTSIEREVAFLNSKGNQFIVDFVASDSNGNWIAVEVKTGRRATITPNQAVGYPELNGAAGAILNSKKLAQYGLPKGSRVHFPVEFDAWKCPHCQ
- a CDS encoding transposase, which gives rise to MAGTTRRRFDPEFRAGAVRIVRETGKPVAHVARDLGINEYTLYNWVQMDRLAAGQAGGDGGGGTLKESAEEELARLRREKAELARQHAKEKAAWERERAELEDERDVLKRSVVLWVKEAMGR
- a CDS encoding tyrosine-type recombinase/integrase; its protein translation is MPADIARAVRWLEAAALTMGALNETKAVRPALDALTLRLDGKKADANTIKRKRAILHHVFEYAVELEELPSNPLHRIKWKLPKPTETVDPRVVVNPRQARELLVALTYVGKRQRGGRGRGQRLMAIFAALPPGEAVSLREQNCHLPPQGWGRLILDGSRPEVNRRWTDTGDAHELRGLKHRGQDDVRRIPIPTELVKILRQHIAEFGVAPDGRLFRSERGGVVASTAYTEVWQEARILALTPAQAASPLGRRPYDLRHAAVSLWLNGGVPAPEVAARAGHGVDVLLRVYAKCIDGQEEIVNQRIADVLTA
- a CDS encoding IS3 family transposase, giving the protein MSVAAFICSQKTDHGIDHAISCRALEVSQSWFYKWKNRIGTDAPTAREQRRARLDAEIERLFAASGGTYGSPRITQDLHEAGWRVSENTVARRMAELGLAGRAPKRPRSLTRRGKRPAAPDLVRRKFTAVAPDVLWVGDVTMINTDEGPLYLASVEDLFSRRFLGYAMSEHHDAALTVASLQMAVATRGGDVDGVIFHSDRGSEYTAARYQAECRKHGVVQSMGRVGCALDNGAAESLNSTLKVEFVHRQRFRTRAEARLKIATWVADFYNVKRRHSANDGLSPVTFERQMIEKRQASSALLRAAVA